The region TCTATAGCAGTGTATTAGATTGGTATGTGACTGGTTGATGCAACAGGAAAGGTGAAATGCTAGTGGGTGGATTTGGGTTGTATTTCTTACTTTGAGCAAGCCTTCTGCCTTAAGGACTGATCGATTTTGTAAGCGGAATGAAGTAACATGAAGCTGGAGTGTGGAAGAGAGTGACTACCATTTCCTTCCCTGGCGGCAGTATGAAGAGGGAACTTGTCGGCTTCTTCACTCATACTTGCTTGGGAAATATTGCAATATCGAAACAAGCTGCGCGGGACTTGTAAATTTTACAAAAATGACGTACGATCGGATTAACGGGTTTGAAAGTATCACATTAGCGATGGTGCGTTGGAGGTTACTGGCGTAATAAAGGTTGGTTCGAAATCACCAGACCCGACATGGACAGGCATCAGACCAAAACGTCAAGCTCTtgcctgggctgggctgCTTGCAGTAACCAGACTGCTCGACACTTGACTTAAATGTTCCATTGTGGCGGCGCTTCAAGGGTGGGGCAGACCGTGCTGGCGCCACACGAGGCTGCACCTCCAACCGGAAAGAAAGTTGACCGTTTGATCTTTCAGATCGCATACCACCAATCCAACTTTTTGCTCCAGCAATATCCAAGGCCGTCACCAAAACGCGTCCTCCACCATGGAGACACCCCAGCAGCCGCAGGACGCGCTGCAACTGAGCGCACTGGCGTCTCAGAATGCGCTCATCTCCCGAAACCTGTACACGAGGGCCGCAGAACAACCCAATGGCAAGCGACAGAAATTGGACGACGTGTTTGAAGATCCCATAATGAAGCGCCGATTCGAAGCTGAATACTCCAACGTGACGACGCTACCCGCCTCCCTCGCAGCCAGACAACCGTCGGCCAAGCCTGGCAAGAAAATAGCCTCCAAACAAAAGGCTACTGGACCAGCACGACCAGCGCAGAAGATGCTCGAAGCTGGGCCAGGTTCCTCAGCTGTTCCAACACCATCCGCAAACGACTCGCCAAATAACAACAATATGACGCTGACAACAAGAGGTTCGCAAACCTTTCAACAGCCAAAGCCCGAGTGGCATCCCCCGTGGAAGCTAATGCGCGTCATCTCTGGACATCTCGGCTGGGTGCGCAGTTTGGCCGTCGAGCCAGGAAACAAGTGGTTTGCCAGCGGAGCGGGCGACAGAACTATCAAGATTTGGGATCTGGCCACCGGTTCTCTGCGCCTGACACTCACAGGGCACATCAGCACGGTTCGTGGCCTAGCAGTCTCGCCACGACACCCCTATCTGTTCTCCTGTGGCGAAgacaaaatggtcaagtgCTGGGACTTGGAAACAAACAAAGTAATCCGACACTACCACGGCCATCTCAGCGGCGTGTACGCCCTTTCCCTCCACCCGACCCTCGATGTGCTCGTCACCGGTGGTCGTGACGGCGTTGCCCGAGTCTGGGATATGCGAACGCGTAGCAACATTCACGTGCTTTCCGGACACACAGGGACCGTCGCCGACGTCAAGTGCCAGGAGGCTGATCCCCAGGTCATCACCGGATCTCTCGACTCTACTGTCAGATTGTGGGATCTCGCCGCAGGCAAAACCATGGGTGTCCTGACGCATCACAAGAAGGGTGTTCGCGCCCTGGCTTGCCACCCTACCGAATTTACCTTTGCGAGCGGCAGCACGGGGAGCATCAAACAATGGAAGTGTCCTGAGGGGGCGTTTATGCAGAATTTTGAAGGACACAATGCCATTATCAACACTTTGAGTGTTAACCAGAACAATGTTTTCTTCTCAGGAGGTAAGATTTGACAACCCTGCCACCGCTCCAAGAGTAATGGGCATTTGCTAACAATGCATGAAATATTAGGTGACAATGGTTCAATGAGTTTCTGGGATTGGAAGACCGGCTACCGCTTCCAGTCACTAGATACCACGGCCCAGCCCGGCTCTCTGGATGCTGAAGCGGGTATTATGGCTTCGACATTTGATCGCTCAGGCTTGCGTTTGATTTGTGGCGAAGCTGACAAGACGAGTACGTGTTTTCCTGCAATTCCAACCCTTACTTTTGCGATTATGTTGCTAATCCGTTTGTAGTTAAAATTTGGAAACCCGATGACAAAGCTACTGAGGAATCACACCCATTACAATGGGCCCCTTCACTAGGGCGACGCAAGTTTTGAGGAATAAACATAAACATGATAAAATGGACAGGGATGGAAATTTGGAGTGCATTATGAGTGTATATATCGGCGTTTACAAACGGGTCGGCTTTGAATACCCTTAATTACTATTGTGTACATTATACACCCAGCCCCATGGCCCtcaactctccatcatcgCGAAGTGCCATTTTcacctcatcatctgcaatGGCTAATCGTAGTTTGCTGGACCGTTCGGCACGGTGCGCTTCCAGGTTTATCAGCCCTGCTGCAACGAGGTCTAGCGCAGCTGTGTGTACGTAGCTTGGTCTTCCCAAATGTCGCTGTGCCACCGCTGGTGTCCCCTGAAGACCACTATCCAGAATCTGCGCCATGCCAGGAAGCGCAGGGGAAGAATGGGCCGTTGCTCGCTGTAATTCATCTATAGTCTCTCCAAAAGTAGTTTCCACTAGTCCTGTCCTTCGTATTCTAAGGAGGACGGCTGCCATGAGGAGTTTTGACATCAAAGGGAGTCCCCGTAGGTGTTGCTGGACAGGGTTCGTTGTTGCTTCATTTATGGCCTTTTTGACAGTCGCAATGGTCACCTTCCCCCGGCGAATCGAATCTTGTGCGCCGTGCTTACTGGGTGTCATGGGATCGCCCTGTGCGTCGCCCTCTGCGATTTCTACGGCGCGCCGGCAGATGTCCAGTGCTCTTCTGGCATCTCCGCTGACGGCGGCTACCTTTCTGCTTGCGAATTGCACAGCATCCGCGTCGACGACGTTTCCGGGGACTCCTTCCAATCGAGACTGGATAATCTTCATGAGCTGTTCGTGGGTATAGCCTGGGAATGTGATACGCGTGAGACCTGGTGGACACGGCGGTTAGAAATAGTTATACAATCTTGCGTCATGGCGGGTGCAGGAAACAAGCTTACCTAGACGACTGCTGATTTTGTTGCTGAGTGTTCTTTCAGGAAGATCCATGGTGTTTGCTACAGCAAGAACAATGAGGCGACTGTGCCGCAGGGTTGGCCAGTTGAAGAAATTGTACATGACGGCCTGGTTTTTCGTTACCAGCTGATCGAGTTCGTCCATCAACACGACACAGGGCACCCGTCGAGGACTAGGATTGTTAAACTCCCTCTCTAACAGATCGAGAGCTTGGGAAGGGCTTGCTCGTTGTCCTCTCAGCGCTTCCCAGAGTAACGTGTACGATTGGTGGGGATCAGTGATTTTCATGCCATTAATCTCCACGAAAATGAAGTCATCTAGCTCATCTGAGCCGACTGCATCCTCGAGACGCGCAATGACCTCTCGGACGGTCGCTGTCTTGCCTGTGCCAGGGGTGCCTGAAATGTAGATGCAGTTTCCGGTTCCTTCTGTAATAGCCGCTTCAAGGTGCGAGTATACCAGAGAGAACTCGCCCTCTCGACAAGGCAAACTGGTTGGGACAGAGGATACGTGAAGGCGAGATCGTGCTATTTGGAATGGGGATGATTGGACTGCGCTCGGGGAGAGCTTTCTCGTTGCCAAGGGTGTGAACTCAAGTTTCTTTCCCGGTCCCCTGTACATAATGATTAGCGTCAACGCAGCCAAATGGCAGGACTAAAAAATGTATACCTCTTTTGGGACCGAGGCACTGGCTCTGCATTTCCCCGTTTCGACTGCGGTGTAGTGACCGTAGACCGAGATCccttggttggtgtttgtggcGGTAGATATGCAGCATCTTGAGGGGATTGCTCGCGAGCCTTCCTTCGCCCCCGAGTAGCCTTTGTGTTCTTTTCAACAAAGTCAATCAGCTTGAACATgtcgccaacaccagaatAGAGTTCCTCCCAGATGAACTCTTCGGTATATGTTGCTGTTCTCGTGCCACAACCCCGGCGACAAACAAATGTCTTGCCATAATCTTTCGACTGTCGAGAAATCTTCCCAGAGGGGTGTCTGGATAAAAATGCCTCCAGCGACATtaccttggccttgccattgATTGATGCCAAAGGGTTGACATCCCACGACGGGGAAACGTACAGCTCGTTCTACCACAAGCAGCCATGTTAGCACTTCCAAGTTGCGGTATCTCGCCAGATAAACGTCGATCCATACCCAGTAGAAATCGTTACGCTTCTTATCCTTGTTCCGAATTTCTTTCTCTGTCGAAAACCACATAAAGTTGGCGGCCTTGTCCCCTTCCCCATCGTCCTCTACAAACTCGCAAATGATGGCCACCCAGGCCTCATTGGAACCATCCGCCTTCAGGAGCACTGTATCACCTATGCGGCACTCAAAAGTACCCATTCGAGCTCCAACGATCTTGTTCCCCGTGACTTTTCTCCTTTTTCGGTCGCTCTGCGTGTCGTCGCCGGCTCGGTCTGGTTCCTCGACATTGTAGATCCAGTCCCAGGGTAAATCATCGCTGCCCAATTCGTCGTCTGAATCCTCGCGGCTGATGCCCGGGAGAGCCCTTTTCCGCCGAACAGCAGGTTCGGGTGCTTTTCTGGCGAGATTTTGCCGTGCCATGATGCTTCGTCGGTGTgcttggtggttgatggggaGCTTTCCGCCCATTAACGCGTTGGGAGACGCGACGAGCTCGGCGACCCCTGTTCTGGTGTCCGTGTGGAGCTCCTGCCCCACTTTGTTCACTTCAAACacctacttaagtacctaggtatgtaaACGACGGCATCCTCGTAGGTCCATTGTGATAGATGAACCGTTTGAGGAACTCTCTCCAGTTAGTTGCTGATATAGAATAATTTCTGACACTACGAATCTGAGTTTTGTAGGCATATTCTACACAACAGTGTAATCTTTCTATCTGAAGATTCATTTGTGGTCGTTTCACATGCATGCGAGTATCAAATACCACAATATAAATCGCATGTTGCCCGGTAGAATTTCCTCCACAGCGCAGCACAAATAATCTGCTTCAATCTTTACCCAGGCATGTAATTGCGCATGTGATTGTAAATTAACTTAACATCTCTGTCACAGTAGTGTCACCTCGCGCCTGCCAGTTTTCGCCTTACCCATGGAGATGACTTGTCCAACAACACGGCTGAGCTGTATAACTAAGCAGCGTGTCCAAAGTGTGATCATGAAACAAAGCTCTTGAGATCTTGCATCTGAAACGGGCTTTTACTATCTCCCAAGACAAATGATCGAAAGACTCCGACCCGTAGTGAAAACGATCCAGTCCATTGTCAGGGCATTGCGTTGAAGGAAAACAAACATCAAGCGAGCGGCAGCTGGCAGCCACCTGGTCAGGCAATTCCGAGCTTGCCAACCAATaaaggcagctggcagcCACCTGTCTAGTTAAATTTCCCCTGATAAAACGTTCGACTTATCCATCCGCTTCCTACatgactccatgtcctctTTCATCCTTGCACACGTCTCAAGTCTCACAGTACCAACAGCTGTCAAAAAAGTCATAACTGCATTCACTCCTTCGTCATGGCACCATGGAATACAAGCCCTCGCAAGAGGCAAGGTGCTTGTCAACCAAAATCGTCCCCTAATGTGAAGGGGAAAACAAGTAAATTTGCAAAGGCCGCAACCATGCCGACTGCCAAGTTCCAGATGGATGAGCAACGAAAAGGGAACGACACCACCACAGACTTACAGTATCTTGGACTACCCCCAGAGAATGAGAACTTGTTTGAAGTTTGTACATGAAATATCTatgtttgttgttggcaCTAACCGCATTCCAGGCAACACTTGTACTTCCAGTGCACACTCAGCTCCCCGATTTAGCTGAACCATCATCGCTTAATGCTATAAAGACAGACAAAGAAGTATGGATTGTTCAAGAAAAGCCAAATGCCCTGCATCTTTACAGCCGTACAATTCTATCCCTTCAAGAGGGATTTAAGGCTGTCAATTGGGCTATCCACGATATGCGTCTGGCTAAACAGAACGTGTCAGCTCGGTTCCTGGTTCAGATGCCCGCCAATGATCACCATGGCAGTCTCATTACTGTTCATCTAGATAGCCGTCCACTGGTCGAGCATTCGCGTGTAACAAACGCCAAACCAACAGAAGTGGCCTACGATATTCTTGAACAACTCGGAGCCAATTTCTTGTCATCCACGAATGCCCTGCAAACTCTTAATGGACCTCTTCAAATGCGTGTCGATTTTGGGCATGTCACCGTTCGACGCAAAAAGAGGGATGTAGGTAACACGATGTCATATCCTGATTTCACGGAGATGGCTCAACACTACGGGACAAGGGGTGGAGCTAGCCTGGACACGAGGTGAGTGAACTGACTTCGTCCACGGATTACGATGTTTGCTAAGCTGGAAAATTAGGTTGGCAAATGTTGCCGATGTGTCGAAACTGATTTCCCACCTCTCGGCGCGTACCACAAACATCTACCACGGGCATGAAAACGTGGCTTACAAAGAGAGTATAGAACTGAAGCTTGGAGACCAAACTCTCAGAGCGGATGTTGAGTACTCACAGAACGGGAGACCGAATCTAACAAACACCCGTTTAGAGGTCATGGAACAATGGCCGCCGCTAAATTGGACAATTTTAGCGCCTGACAGGTATGTCAAATTATGGCAGCCTTTCCAGGCCAAAGGGGTCATATCTTCTGACAGATCATGAATAGGAAATACGACTGGTGTCTCCGAGTCGATAATGAGACTGAAGTCCAGCCACTGCCTCAGAAAATCCTCTCCTTGATCCAGGATGTGATGCTTCTTTCTGAGGAGTCAAAGAGACCAGGCAATCTCGAGAATAGATATGCCAGGATCCGCATCAAGAACGCTGAGAAATGGATTACTGAGCTAGGCACGGTTCATCAAAGATTGGCTGCGCAGATACCCTTCCGCGATACGCCATTCGTAGTGGAAGTGAGCCGGAACCATGAGTGGATTGGTGTGAATACCAGCACAACCCCTAAGTCGTGGCTGGGAATTCGAGTAATCGGCCGCCATTGGGAAGACAGTCTCAATTACAAGAGGCCGAATGAGTTGAAGAAAGACTGGGGAGTCAACCAGAGCGACGTCTGGGCTGGGTCTGAAATGACGACAGAAGGCCAGTTCGCGGGATTTGTCTGCCATATTTTGGAAGTTTTGTCAGCGCTagaagatgagaagagaGACGAGACGGCATAATGGTTGAGTCCTATAATAATGGCATTTGGAAGAGGCTTAGTTCATCAGATAATGTTTGCAGTGAACCGACACCTGGTCGTTAATTCTTTCTATTAATCGTCGTCGTCCGACCTTGTTAATATTTATATCATACCATGcgccattttctttttccaaCGCCTCATGATTGCGCCCCCTGGGCTGCCATAATCTTTTGCCGCAAAACTGTAGAAAAACTCATCAACACGCACGTCCAGAAGACAGGACAGAGACCAGAAACATACCTTCCTCTACAGCTCTAACATTAGCCTGTTTCCGCTGCACGATCGCCTCCAGTTCTTTCAGATTGTTGCCCAACTCCTGCACCTTGCCGTCGTAAAATTGCTCCGCCGCCTTCAACTTCTACACATGAAATATTAGCAGCCATCCCACACAAGTACCACCAAAGACTAACCTTCTCAATCAAAAACCCAgttccaacatcaaccaatACAGAGTCAGTATTAGATAACTCGCCCTTGACATACAACGAATTCGTTAAAGGAACAAGCACCGAGTTCGAAGCAGCTGCACCAGCACACCATTAGCCAGGGTTCCTTTGCACTACCAGCTATTCATTCGAGAAGGAAACACACCGTCACTGGCCGCAGAACGGGTGTTTACACATCGTAGGCAGTCTTTGAATTTGTTCTGTGCCCCGTGGAGCTGTGCGTACGACGTCGTCAGGTGTTCCAGTTCTTCGTCGAGCTGTTTCTTGACCTGCGCCAGCTGCTGTGGCTCGAGGGTGTCGAGGTTGACTGCGGAAAATGTCAGCTTCTGAATTAAAAATGATGGTTTGAGCTAGGGACCTACTGGTTTCTCGTTCCCctgccattgttgctgcGTTGCTCTGCTGTTCATGCGACGCTGGGAGGTGTGGTTTGTCGCAATCTGAAGTTTGGGATGCCCCTCGGTGGTAGTTACGTGGTGGGGTCGACTTTTGGCAACACAGTGTTTGATTGCTCCGATGGGCAACCCTGACTTTCAATTTCTCTCACAAACCATGTTCAACTGGGAACGAAAAATATCAGCGAGTAGTTTTGTTTTCTATGGAGATTATACATGTGTCTATAATACATTTTAAAATTGGTAAAACCGCTTGCTCTTCCATCCAATTCGCCATCTTACAGTTGGGACAGGAGATTGGTCACATATGTTGGGAGATCCTCAACTGTGACGTTTTCCTTCAAGGACAAGCTCCTGCATTGTACTTCGCATATTCCCTTTTCTCTCCATGCCTTTCCGAGAACAACGGTTACGGGATAACCAATCATGTCGGCATCCCGCATCTTCCAGCCAAATGTCTCCTTACGGTCGTCCAAGACTGCATCGAAACCGGGTCCAGAACTTGACCAACTAGTAAGCTTATCGTGGAACTCCAAAGTTTGCTCATTCACTCCTGATGTTGGAATAACTGCAATCTCGAATGGGGCAATCGCCCTCGGCCAGTTGAGGCCACGGCTATCTGCTTTGTGCTCAGCCACTGCCCCAAAGATTCGAGAAACTCCAATTCCGTAGCATCCCATCTCGACTGGTACTGGATTCTTCGACTTGGGGAGAGTTACATAAAGCTCTAACGGGTTAGAGTAGCGGGCGCCAAGGTAAAATGTGTGGCCCAGCTCCAATGCTCGGTGAATACGTAAGGACCCCGTGTCACATCGGGGACAGCCATCTCCTTCCATAAGTCGAAGCAGGTTCAACGGCTCTCCATCTCGTGTGCTAGTGACGTCAGATTGTGATACAAGTTCGGTAATTTCAACAGAATCCGGCATCAAGGGCAGAGTTTCTTTCAGCTGAGCGAAGGCAGAGTTCAATCTGAAGTCGACCACGTTGATGATTTGAGGTTGTGAGTTCTTTGCATCACCAAGTGCATCACTCCAGGATTGGACAGGGTCGTTGATACTGGTGTCCAACTCTGGAACAGCGCCTTTCACAGCAAGTGTATTTATCTCACTTTCGACCTCGTTGTTGCCCTTGATGGGATACCAGGCATTGACGAGT is a window of Pochonia chlamydosporia 170 chromosome 5, whole genome shotgun sequence DNA encoding:
- a CDS encoding origin recognition complex subunit Orc1 (similar to Neosartorya fischeri NRRL 181 XP_001264697.1), coding for MARQNLARKAPEPAVRRKRALPGISREDSDDELGSDDLPWDWIYNVEEPDRAGDDTQSDRKRRKVTGNKIVGARMGTFECRIGDTVLLKADGSNEAWVAIICEFVEDDGEGDKAANFMWFSTEKEIRNKDKKRNDFYWNELYVSPSWDVNPLASINGKAKVMSLEAFLSRHPSGKISRQSKDYGKTFVCRRGCGTRTATYTEEFIWEELYSGVGDMFKLIDFVEKNTKATRGRRKAREQSPQDAAYLPPQTPTKGSRSTVTTPQSKRGNAEPVPRSQKRGPGKKLEFTPLATRKLSPSAVQSSPFQIARSRLHVSSVPTSLPCREGEFSLVYSHLEAAITEGTGNCIYISGTPGTGKTATVREVIARLEDAVGSDELDDFIFVEINGMKITDPHQSYTLLWEALRGQRASPSQALDLLEREFNNPSPRRVPCVVLMDELDQLVTKNQAVMYNFFNWPTLRHSRLIVLAVANTMDLPERTLSNKISSRLGLTRITFPGYTHEQLMKIIQSRLEGVPGNVVDADAVQFASRKVAAVSGDARRALDICRRAVEIAEGDAQGDPMTPSKHGAQDSIRRGKVTIATVKKAINEATTNPVQQHLRGLPLMSKLLMAAVLLRIRRTGLVETTFGETIDELQRATAHSSPALPGMAQILDSGLQGTPAVAQRHLGRPSYVHTAALDLVAAGLINLEAHRAERSSKLRLAIADDEVKMALRDDGELRAMGLGV
- a CDS encoding pre-mRNA splicing factor prp46 (similar to Aspergillus terreus NIH2624 XP_001210348.1), with the translated sequence METPQQPQDALQLSALASQNALISRNLYTRAAEQPNGKRQKLDDVFEDPIMKRRFEAEYSNVTTLPASLAARQPSAKPGKKIASKQKATGPARPAQKMLEAGPGSSAVPTPSANDSPNNNNMTLTTRGSQTFQQPKPEWHPPWKLMRVISGHLGWVRSLAVEPGNKWFASGAGDRTIKIWDLATGSLRLTLTGHISTVRGLAVSPRHPYLFSCGEDKMVKCWDLETNKVIRHYHGHLSGVYALSLHPTLDVLVTGGRDGVARVWDMRTRSNIHVLSGHTGTVADVKCQEADPQVITGSLDSTVRLWDLAAGKTMGVLTHHKKGVRALACHPTEFTFASGSTGSIKQWKCPEGAFMQNFEGHNAIINTLSVNQNNVFFSGGDNGSMSFWDWKTGYRFQSLDTTAQPGSLDAEAGIMASTFDRSGLRLICGEADKTIKIWKPDDKATEESHPLQWAPSLGRRKF